The genomic region CAAAGGAGGGATAAAAAATGGTTCGAATTTGTATGATCACCCTTTTCCTTCTGGCTACGCAGCTTCATTGGTCATTCACTCATGGTTCTAGTGACGCAGTTAGAAAGGtgaatatattttgataatttgtatgAACATTAGTTATGtacattatttaatattataatttcctTCATATAATcagaaatttgtttttcattaccACATAGGCGTACATCGTGTATTTGGGAGAGGCACCGCAGTCAAAAGCCTCTGCTACTGAGCTTCATCACAACTTGCTTTCTTCAGTTGTTAGAGAGTAAGTGGGATGACAAAATATCTAAACATTGCATGCTTACATCTACTCATGTTCAATTCAAACAATACTAGTTTTCCATTTGTTTCTTACAtggaatagtttttttttttttttggtggtgattTGTACCTGGAATAGTTCATGTAGAAATTTGTAAATGAGATATAAAGAAAAGAGAcaggagaagagagaaaatactAGAGTTTACATGATTCAAGCTAATGACCAACATCTACTAGACGAGCCCAAAAGACTATATTTTCTCATACACCTTTCATTATAGTAAATTGCAATAGAATCCATATTTATAATAGAATtacatacaaaagaaaaaataatctaaatttgaattgtatattaaatattaattgtcTCAATCCCATGATTTTCTCTAGCAATCAAGCAAGGGCGGCAGCACATAGGCctcagggggttcaaatgaatataatatataatatttttttattagttcaaaatatctttaaaaatattattgcatACTTTGATCACAGATCAGTCcaatccaaaaccaaacaaaaacacacatcAGTGCGTCCCAAAATTTTTAgttataaagttagtgattcaagaagaaaagaatactAAAGTTAGGAATGGTCAAGTTTTTTATTGGTTAAGTAGATACTTAGTGTATCATTTATGCATAAATAAGTGTGTTAATACAGTGAATTGAGTTTTGTCAATTAgttcaaaacatttttatgaaaacaatgacaaatgcataaaaataaaaatgttatagaaatttaacaaaataaaatagtcacACCTATAGCCTACCCATATTGAAAATAGATAATGACAATTGATAATAAACTACTATGTAActatttcaaaatatgaagacttgtagaaggaaattgtaaaacttcatatatttgtgtgtgtgtgtgtgtgtgtgtgtttttttttttttcttatcaataacttgatatatttaagttattttttattaaattttatttactttaagtttcttaatgacctTTCTGAAATAAATCCTGAAGCCGCCATTGCAATCAATCCCTTAATTTGTTCACTAATCCCAAACTTTtctctacaaattaattttgatttggtCTTCACTTTCATGGAAAGCAAATTATGCATTCCAACTATTCAACTTCATATGTAACAAATTGGGTAGAGTATATTTCATACATGGGTCAAAGCTTTGGTGGTGGGGAGGGTTCCACAATGGCTAGTACTTAAgactagacatggcaaaactgtcaaaattttctgatttgacccaaacccaatttttttgacCCAAAGCAAAAACGAATTAACCCGTGACCCGACTCGTGTTTTTTTATGACGGGTTAAcctgacccgacccgacccgaaccgAACCCAAgccattttttaaacttttttttttgggtaaaaaaaaaagaagaagataaaattaagacaataatggtttaattgttttttgtgagatttaaggaaacaattgagacatttacatgcaaattaattgaaagataagTAGTTGAGTATTctataatgagaaaaaaaatttagatatcaaatagcaaaatacatgccaagataatatGATTACaatagagttaaaaatatagatttaaaatggttgacatgtgtgagaaacattcacaagtgtaaaaatagtgaagccaaagtatcaaattagcataaattatgaacgcttagacctattttttaacaatttatgttcaaaataattagcttttcaaaataaattatgatatttcctagagtgtgtgttgcttaataataatatgatattcataaaagaaaccatgtataaataagtaaacaatcaaattttaatgtatatctcaaattaaaatagagtattaaccacaattgataatagattataaaattaattttcatgattgtaaatttcttatatgtttttattctttgtcaaataagttatccaataagtcatttgtaattttgtattatattttgagatgttgatattgtgtagaaataaaacttgtgtatttgtttaacttatctttgtgttattttattttagatagcaatgttaggatttgtattattttaaaattattgaataagtattaataagtttaactgaatTCGTTCTTGAAATAAATGatgaattcaaagtaatgcatttcacatcaagtaatttgttaTGTGACTTTCTAAATGGCAAAAATatatgttgttttctttataaaaaaaaaatcatgtgaaaatACAAGTCAAATCGATCTGACCCGCAACCCAATTGATCCGAACCTGTTTTTAACCCGCTTAAAATGACCTATTTTTGACCCACTTCCCGATTGACCTGACCCGACCCAACCTGACTGTTTTGCCATATCTACTTAAGACTTAGGAGCTTATCAATATGTATAGCATCGGGCTTTTCTATgcatataaaattagttttaagGGTGTAATCCATATATGATATGACATCACATCTCGCATGCAATAAATTGTAACATTTGGGTAGACAATTAAACGATCGATTTTCGCTGTTTTTCAGTGACCATATTGCCCAACAATCCAGAATATATAGCTACACAAAGAGTTTTAATGCATTTGCAGCAAACCTATTGCCACAAGAAGTTCAAAGACTAAAAGGTGCATATTAAAAACTTCATGTTACACAtcatttctatttctatttctttttctttttttcttgtggtGATTGTCTTATgtaattatatacatatatgcatCCATTACAGAGAACGAAAATGTGGTGTCGGTGTTTCCTAGCAAAATGCGAAAACTTCATACCACAAGATCATGGGATTTCTTAGGAATGCCTCAATCAGTGAAGAGAAATCATCAAATTGAAAGTAATATTATTGTTGGTGTAGTAGATACAGGTACTAAGTTAAGATTACTTCTCATAGAGTTTTGACTTTTCCATGTTACTTGTCATCGTGGAGGAATTTTAATCACTTTTCTAATCTTTCCTTTCTCCTTCCCTTATTTTTTAGGAGTTTATATCGATGCTCCAAGTTTTGACGACAAAGGACTAGGACCTCCTCCATCAAAATGGAAGGGTACATGCCAAGTCAAAGGCAACTTCTCTGGCTGTAACAAGTAAACAATCTCAATCTCTCTCCTAGATTGTGACCCACCACAAAACAATGTCTAGTATCAcaatatttgattaattttctttttttcacaatagtttaATATGGCGATGCACAATAAAAGTTATGTTGAATGATTCTAAATGAAAGTAATTTTACTccaatcataaaatatcatatcaaccattttggaaaaaaatgttGTCTTTTTCAATATTACTTCTGTGCATGCATGGGTGTCTCATTTAATTTCCAAGCCATTCACCATTTTATGCAGCAAGGTAATAGGTGCAAGGTTCTACAACTACGGTTTCAAAATTCCCAACCCAAGTCCATTAGATGAGGACGGCCACGGCAGTCACACCTCGTCCACCATAGCAGGTTCTTCGATAGCAGGGGCAAGCTTATACGGTTTAGCCAAAGGCACAGCTCGAGGTGGGGTTCCATCAGCACGCATTGCAGTGTACAAGGTGTGTTGGGAATTTGGTTGCAGTGATATAGACATTTTGGCTGCACTGGATGATGCCATTAACGATGGAGTTGACTTGTTATCATTATCCCTCGGAGGGGATTCGAGTAACTATTTTGAAAATCCCATTGCGGTTGGTGCCTTTCATGCAATGAAGAAGGGGATTTTGACAACATGCTCAGCTGGGAATGACGGCCCAAGTTATTATACTGTGGAGAACACAGCTCCTTGGATATTGACTGTTGGTGCTACTGGCATGGATAGGCAGTTTAGGACTCTGGTTGAAGTTGGAAATGGCATAAAAACTTCTgtaagttccttttttttttttctttttttttttgagaagattgaTGCAAGTTACTTATTTCTAATATTTGATCAGTCTTTGAGTTCcataatatttaataatgaGTCTAATATTTCTTCATTATTGATTTGTGTatgagtttttaaaatatatcccaatatatatgattttaacaTATACATTTATTGGTGCTTTTTATAACAGGGATTTTCCATCAACACGTTTTCGCCAAATAAGCGGATGTACCCTCTAACCACTGCGACAAAAGCAGTCAATGGAAGTATACCACGAAATCAAAATCCCTGGTAATTAAAAGGAATTTTAATTGACACATACACTTAACGCGATGATTACTATACAAGTATAAGTTCTTGTGGGGTAAAGGGAAGAAGAGTAGGGACTATAGTTCAAATCTCTAGAAAAGAGTATCACACAcgtacacttagattatgttagaaaAAGATTATTATTTCAGATTTAATTGAAGATCACCTAAACTAATATATATTCAGAGTCAGACTGCTAGAATTAGTAGCACTAATCAATTAAAGAATTGGGCAGGTTGTGTGATGTAGGGAGTCTGGACGCGAATAAGGTCAAGGGAAAGATTGTGCTATGCAAACAAGATCTAACTCAAGATTACATTAAGGACATAGGTGGGTTGGGGGCGATTGTATCTCTCTCACAGCAGTCAGATGTGGGGTCTACATTTGTCATCCCTGTTGCCTTCATTGACACTAATTCTAGTAACAAAATTGAGAAATATGTTAACTCAACCAGGTAAGTGTGGggaaccatttttttttttttttcattctacacatttttattttctaattgatattttaactttctttacggttttttttttttttttcattggtaaAACTTTCAGAGCCCCTCGGGCTGTCATATACAAGTCTACAACAGTACGCAATGCTGCGACACCCTTTGTGGCTTCCTTTTCATCCCGAGGTCCGAACCCAATCTCTTCCACCATACTTAAGGTAACCCTTGCAATGATTACCAATATAGGCATaaatttgtgtattttttttttagcatataTACTAGAATGAGGgttttaaattatgtttgattTGCAGCCAGATATTGTGGCACCTGGAATAGATATTCTAGCTGCTTACTCTAAACTTGCATCAGTGACTGCGGAACCTGAAGACAACCGATTTGGTGTGTATAATATAATTTCTGGAACATCAATGTCTTGCCCTCATGTGGCTGGTGCTGCTGCCTATGTCAAATCATTCCACCCTAATTGGTCTCCCTCTGCAATCAAATCGGCCTTAATGACAACTGGTTAGTCCCCTTTAATTCTCCCATTTTAACTCATGATGTGTTAAAGATGTGTGCCACTTTACAAGAACCACCACTTGAATTGAATGGTGTCAATTAGAGGTTATTAGTGTTTAATTGGAATTCTCCAATGCAATCACATTGCTTATTGTTTACCAGCAATGTTGTTAATACTTAATATGCCAATTGGTTTAGAGTAAATGTTACACATGTTAATATATAACTATTGTGACCACCGCACACCTTTGGTgggatggtcactccacaagtattaGTACTTGTGGGTGTGGAGTGTGGTGGGGGCGGGGGGgaagggccggagttcaagtctctagaagggagtttcatacatatatacacttagattatgttagagtagaatATTGTGACTATTTAATTCAAATCTTAATTGTGAAATGGAATTTCTCcgtaattaatgaagaaaattattttctaataagaaattaataatattcatttatagttcctcaaaaaaaaaatcaatattcaTTTATAGGTGATGTTAGAGatgctacaaatttttttgcactACCCTTACAAACTAGTGTGACACTATTcacaaaaagtaatttaaatatgtatttattaGTTATTGAAGTTGCACAAATCAAATTTATAATCACTTTAGTGAGTTAACCtcaagtagtaaaatttgtaataatctTAACCTCGTATGTATGTAAACACATATATAGATCAAGATATCATCCCATACttccctaaaaaaataatttttatatttatgaaaattaggCTTTCTGAGTgctttatttataattttgcttctttttaaTTGATGATCAGCATCtgaattgaaaataaaagatgtCGAAACTGGGTTAGCCTATGGGGCCGGCCAAATCGACCCGGTTAGGGCAGTGGATCCCGGTTTGATCTATGATGTGTCAACGTCCGACTACATCCGCTTCCTATGTAATGAGGGTTACACCGGGACAGCTCTACGATTGTTCACTGATGCGCCCACAAATTGCTCAAGTGTCCCTGACATTGGAGGACTTGATGCCCTAAATTACCCATCCATGTATTTGGAACTTAATGACACTAACTCTAGTGTATCAGGCATCTTTCATAGGACAGTTACAAATGTGGGCTCTCCAAAATCTATATACAAGGCAATTGTCAAGGCGCCAGCAGTTCTCAAAGTCACTGTTGTTCCGAACCAACTAGTTTTTAGTCACTTGAACGAGAAAAAATCTTTCACGGTTGTCATAAAGGGGCCACCGTTGGACAATGTTACCAGTTTATCAGCATCACTGGAATGGAATGACACTAAACACAGAGTTAAGAGCCCTATCCAACTTTTTTGGGCCGTATAGGCCAAATTATTATAATGTCTAGTAATGTAGAGCTTGGCAAGCTTTTAGTATAAATCATAAATGGGTGCAAGCTTGATATTTATCTCTGTTTTTTATGTGAAGTTTAGTTGATTTCAAATTTGCACACCGCAATTCAGAGTTATTGATActctaaaatttaaatgtatGTTTGGCtgctatttaattttttttttcttttctaagtaatagaaacaaacaaagtatttataatttaccattttgttgtaatataattcaataatagTAGGACAGAAGATATTTGGACTCTTTATAAAAACTAGTTTAGAAAAAACACATTAATGAAATGGCCTGACATATGTCATTTATGGTAACTCTAAccttatttgaaattttgtgaCGAAAGAGTGCTCCAATAATATATAGCTTATTAGGTAGTTAGATTGAGCACTACAGAACAATTGACACAAGagccataaaaatattaaatagttgtgaattcactaaaataaatcttagtcctttaaaatatatatgtgtgtgtgtgtgtgtgttttttaatataatttttctacgatttatatatatgagaaacaataattgaagaatatttgcatttttttagtaggcatgaaacatacttatttatattaaccaccatatcatgcaattttcaatttacGAACACACACgcacattaaaaattttacaatgaaatttattcaaatttttttttttatacatcgaTAGTTTAGGGATATGAATCATGAATGTTTCTATTGGAAATTGAGGTGCCAACCAATTAACCTATAAGATTCTTGGCAAACTTATTGAAATATTGcagaaaactaataataagttgcacCGCACGTCATGCAAGAATTTAGCTTGTTtcaaaaacaattgaaatcaaCAAGCCTTGCCCTTCACAAGCACTAACTCTCCCAACCCTCTGAAGATGCAATGGAAGTACTGTGACATGTGGTGGAAAAGTGGCATATGCAACTCCACCCTAATCCTATCAATGTCTTCAAAGTAGGGAAGGTAAGGCAAGAACACCATATCTGTGCTTGAAATGAGTGCACTCCCCAACATGAAAAGCATTAAGTTTTTGACAAACTGAGCCACTCTCAAAGTCAAAATCGGTTGCCAACATGAGTAATGGGAATAAAACAGGTTAGCTGTGCCCATCACCTTTCCCCAAGGGTGAGAGATTTCCAAGTGCTTGCTTAATGGCTTTCTTGTTGACTCCAATGTCATAGTCCATCCTCAGCACAGCCCACCAATCTTGATACTTTTAAATGACAATGAAGACTTCAATCATAAGACCACTTCACCCAAATGCCGGAAGAGCAAGGTGTTCCTTGTGTCCCAAAAATGCCTAAGAGCGCTCATGATCATAAGGGATTTATACCTCTGCGTAGTTAGATGCTCATCATTCTTTAAATTGAATCCAAGAAATCTTTCATTTAATGGTGGGTTGATTTTGGCCAAGAGCTTAAAACAAGAGCCTTGGTTCTTACAGGTTTCAGCTTGCCGAAGAGTTCAAGAATACAACAGTACCAAGATAAAGCATGCTAGTCATCCCACACATTTAACACTCCAAATAACTAAAAAGCCACTTCATTGAGACATTTCCACAAATTCCAAGATTCACTAATATCACACATTGGTCCAAGTCATTCCAAAAGGCACAATACAAGTCTCATACTCACTCAAACACAAGCGTTGGTGATTTGAAGGCCGGTGGCTTCAGTGGAGAAGAACTTTTTGCGTGGGCCTTGAATCCCCGCTCCTCTACCAGTCTTCCCATTTCAACAAGAACAGTAATAGCTCGAACAGAGATTGAAGCCTTTGTTCTAAGTGCTACTGATTTTAAGTTTGTGGCCTCTCAGTTTCAGCGTCTTCATAGCAAAAAGTTCCAGCATATTTTCAGGCAGGTCTTTAAGCTAATCTTATCAACATTTTGGATGATTATTGTCAACATTCTCCAAACAAAGTGaggctataaaaaaaaatagttcagAAATTGTACAAAAAGTTGTGGCCATTAATTTTtcgtttaattttaaatcaaaatacCACGGTTATCCCATCAAAATCTACAATGGCCGTCACATTGTATTTCTAtacaaacaattttaaaaagaatatgATATCTTTTCCTTGGTTTGTGATACTCTTTCATTGTTAGAATTGAATATTCATAGTGACtttgaagaaaaattacatTAGAACTCTAAGATCTCTTAGAAACATTCGAAGCCATGATAAGTCAGCAGTGCCAGTAGCTAAGGAACGAGCCTCTGCCTCAATTAAGGAGCGAGAaaagtgtgtgtgtttttttaataagtaaataatgcttcattaaaaaaaaactaaactttaCAAAAGAAAGTTTTAAGGAAATTTACAGTGATGTatatccaaaattgctcaaCTCTTGGATACACAGTATagactttaaacctctttaactcacacactCTTTCTAATGTGGGATTAAcctattgttttttcttttgaaaatactaaatattttaacacacacacacgaggAAAGGagagaaggttttaaagaagCTTACCGTGggaataaacaaataaacaaggaTATGTAACATATATCAACCATAACAAATAAACAAGTACCAATAATTATGGAGGACAAAGCTCATTAACAAATAAACAAGGATATGTAAcatatatcaacaataaatccacttaatcatcaacaaaaaaagaaccaa from Castanea sativa cultivar Marrone di Chiusa Pesio chromosome 11, ASM4071231v1 harbors:
- the LOC142615481 gene encoding subtilisin-like protease SBT4.15 codes for the protein MVRICMITLFLLATQLHWSFTHGSSDAVRKAYIVYLGEAPQSKASATELHHNLLSSVVRDDHIAQQSRIYSYTKSFNAFAANLLPQEVQRLKENENVVSVFPSKMRKLHTTRSWDFLGMPQSVKRNHQIESNIIVGVVDTGVYIDAPSFDDKGLGPPPSKWKGTCQVKGNFSGCNNKVIGARFYNYGFKIPNPSPLDEDGHGSHTSSTIAGSSIAGASLYGLAKGTARGGVPSARIAVYKVCWEFGCSDIDILAALDDAINDGVDLLSLSLGGDSSNYFENPIAVGAFHAMKKGILTTCSAGNDGPSYYTVENTAPWILTVGATGMDRQFRTLVEVGNGIKTSGFSINTFSPNKRMYPLTTATKAVNGSIPRNQNPWLCDVGSLDANKVKGKIVLCKQDLTQDYIKDIGGLGAIVSLSQQSDVGSTFVIPVAFIDTNSSNKIEKYVNSTRAPRAVIYKSTTVRNAATPFVASFSSRGPNPISSTILKPDIVAPGIDILAAYSKLASVTAEPEDNRFGVYNIISGTSMSCPHVAGAAAYVKSFHPNWSPSAIKSALMTTASELKIKDVETGLAYGAGQIDPVRAVDPGLIYDVSTSDYIRFLCNEGYTGTALRLFTDAPTNCSSVPDIGGLDALNYPSMYLELNDTNSSVSGIFHRTVTNVGSPKSIYKAIVKAPAVLKVTVVPNQLVFSHLNEKKSFTVVIKGPPLDNVTSLSASLEWNDTKHRVKSPIQLFWAV